Proteins found in one Amphiura filiformis chromosome 14, Afil_fr2py, whole genome shotgun sequence genomic segment:
- the LOC140169263 gene encoding cholinesterase-like, whose product MTTFIIIFSISCQLIPIYGQPIVKVEQGQILGDTVHFDNDYLGIQKDIDVFLGIPYAEPPVGDRRFRAPLPKEPWSADEIYNATYNRDICMQTTTAPFTISEDCLHLNIYAPSPKPVNAAVMVYIHGGGYLEGNGYFGYYPGVPLTSVGDIILVTINYRLMAFGFLTTGDEASPGNFGMLDQVEALRWIKTNIQAFGGDPNRITMFGESAGAGSVSAHLFSPLSRDLFDQAILESGSILASWSFNEDLEKQRDSAFKLGEAVGCPATTTQQLISCMREVEAQVINAAATEMLYEAPPAPCVDNNFLVELPLTSIENNNFKKCPLINGFNKDEGTLSIASSEFGFPYLNSSTTPRVSKKTFDKELNAFLTSYGIYRNDLVEDSIRQEYVDWSVADDPEADYFDAWNYYAGDAAFACPATIETRAHAMAGEHDVYQYYFTNVPSTSVFKSEYFDVKWLGAGHGEELLYVFGYPFYPPVYFESVEYLKEEMSLSQQVMKYWTNFAKTGNPNKESEASLPYNDDRAWPVYTFPNLEYKEIAVNLTSGRGLRADGCHFWNDCLNRLTTFSGDLKEIERQWREEFYTWKYTDMKEWRDAFEEYETKVGSKNMLSSRDEL is encoded by the exons ATGACTacatttatcataatttttagcaTTTCGTGTCAGCTAATCCCTATCTACGGTCAACCAATAGTAAAAGTTGAACAAGGACAGATACTTGGAGACACCGTTCATTTTGATAATGACTATCTCGGTATCCAGAAAGATATTGATGTGTTTTTAGGTATCCCATATGCAGAACCTCCTGTTGGTGACAGGCGGTTTAGAGCACCACTACCTAAGGAACCATGGAGTGCGGATGAAATTTATAATGCTACTTACAACAGAGATATATGTATGCAAACCACTACGGCGCCTTTCACTATAAGTGAGGATTGTCTTCATCTTAATATTTATGCTCCTAGTCCAAAg CCCGTTAATGCTGCGGTCATGGTTTATATTCATGGAGGTGGCTACTTGGAAGGGAATGGATACTTTGGTTACTACCCCGGTGTACCCCTGACGAGTGTTGGAGATATCATCCTCGTTACAATCAACTACAGATTAATGGCATTTGGATTCCTAACAACAG GTGACGAGGCTTCACCAGGTAATTTTGGAATGCTGGATCAAGTAGAAGCTCTTCGATGGATTAAAACTAACATACAAG CATTCGGAGGAGATCCCAATAGGATTACAATGTTTGGTGAAAGCGCCGGTGCAGGGAGTGTGTCTGCACACTTGTTTTCTCCACTAAGTCGTGACCTTTTCGACCAAGCGATTCTAGAA AGTGGAAGTATTTTAGCTTCATGGAGTTTTAATGAAGACTTGGAAAAACAGCGTGATTCAGCTTTCAAGCTTGGTGAAGCAGTTGGATGTCCAGCAACCACTACTCAACAATTGATATCATGTATGCGTGAAGTAGAAGCCCAAGTCATCAACGCTGCCGCAACCGAG ATGTTATACGAGGCACCGCCTGCGCCTTGCGTAGACAACAATTTCCTAGTCGAgttacctttgacctcaattgaaAATAACAACTTCAAGAAGTGTCCTCTGATCAACGGGTTCAATAAGGACGAGGGAACATTATCTATCGCCAGCTCAGAATTTGGATTCCCGTATCTTAACAGCTCAACTACGCCTCGTGTATCTAAAAAGACATTTGATAAAGAACTCAACGCTTTCCTCACTAGCTATGGTATTTACAGAAATGACCTTGTTGAGGACAGCATAAGACAGGAATATGTTGATTGGTCCGTCGCTGATGACCCGGAAGCAGATTACTTTGACGCTTGGAATTATTATGCCGGAGATGCCGCGTTTGCGTGTCCAGCTACCATTGAAACAAGAGCACACGCAATGGCGGGTGAACACGATGTTTACCAATATTATTTCACCAATGTCCCGAGTACAAGTGTATTTAAATCCGAATATTTTGACGTAAAATGGCTTGGTGCAGGTCACGGCGAAGAGCTTCTATATGTGTTCGGATACCCATTTTATCCGCCAGTATATTTTGAATCTGTTGAGTATCTCAAAGAAGAAATGTCTCTTTCCCAACAAGTGATGAAATATTGGACTAACTTTGCCAAAACCGG AAACCCAAATAAAGAATCTGAAGCGTCCCTTCCATACAATGACGACAGAGCTTGGCCAGTATACACCTTCCCCAATttagaatacaaagaaattgcTGTGAATCTTACTAGTGGTAGAGGATTAAGGGCAGATGGGTGTCACTTTTGGAACGACTGTCTGAATCGGCTGACAACATTTTCAG GTGACCTTAAAGAGATAGAACGACAATGGAGAGAAGAGTTCTACACCTGGAAATACACAGATATGAAAGAATGGAGAGATGCCTTTGAGGAATATGAGACCAAAGTTGGCAGTAAAAATATGTTGTCCTCACGCGATGAATTGTAA